The following proteins are encoded in a genomic region of Saccharopolyspora antimicrobica:
- a CDS encoding tyrosine-protein phosphatase has product MSTTDPLDGLVNLRDLGGQPLGGGALTRSGVVYRSDAPHTGDRNPESMPSWPPSVVVDLRGSWETKDEEHPLAGVAEVHHVSLLEDLQDVEIEVDDAAHDLTKLYQTILQGAPKKLVEVFRIVLEADGPALIHCSAGKDRTGVSAALLLSAAGVRDDAIVADYSRTDQNMLRVLQRLDSAPVFPPGVDEEMVRELMSTPTEAIESVLETFAGYEDRAAGWLRTHGATEEELTRWRQKFNAQPA; this is encoded by the coding sequence TTGTCGACGACAGATCCGCTGGACGGGCTGGTCAACCTTCGCGACCTGGGCGGGCAGCCCCTCGGGGGCGGCGCGCTGACACGATCGGGGGTGGTCTACCGCAGTGACGCTCCGCACACCGGCGACCGGAACCCGGAGAGCATGCCGAGCTGGCCGCCGAGCGTGGTGGTGGACCTGCGGGGCTCCTGGGAGACGAAGGACGAGGAGCACCCGCTGGCCGGTGTCGCCGAGGTGCACCACGTCTCGCTGCTGGAGGACCTCCAGGACGTCGAGATCGAGGTCGACGATGCCGCGCACGACCTGACCAAGCTCTACCAGACGATCCTCCAGGGAGCCCCGAAGAAGCTGGTCGAGGTCTTCCGCATCGTGCTGGAGGCCGACGGCCCGGCCCTGATCCACTGCTCGGCGGGCAAGGACCGAACGGGAGTGTCGGCGGCGTTGCTGCTGAGCGCGGCGGGAGTGCGCGACGACGCGATCGTGGCCGACTACTCCCGCACCGACCAGAACATGCTCCGGGTCCTGCAGCGGCTCGACAGTGCCCCGGTCTTCCCGCCTGGCGTGGACGAGGAGATGGTCCGCGAACTGATGTCGACGCCGACGGAAGCGATCGAGAGCGTCCTGGAGACCTTCGCCGGCTACGAGGACCGGGCGGCGGGCTGGCTCCGGACCCACGGAGCGACGGAGGAGGAGCTGACCCGCTGGCGCCAGAAGTTCAACGCCCAACCCGCCTGA
- a CDS encoding YeeE/YedE family protein, with product MSTTATSAPQRTAPPQEAQGKPQWVPLTVGVLAAVALVAAAAVVVGVKSAVLAALGLALGLTLFHSRFGFTSAWRQLVSVGQTEGIRAHLLMLGVASILFAPILAGGVTFFGGEAEGNVSPVGLGLVVGAVLFGIGMQLGGACASGTLFAVGGGNTLMVITLFFFICGSVLGALHFPLWTSEAITLGSFSLAEDTGLGYFGALVVQLAVLGAIGFIAIRWARRHDAPPAGRPPTSRGLWRVLRGAWPLWVGALLLAGLNAVVLLTRGTPWGITSAFVLWGSKALQAIGVDVASWPYWQGERAASLAGPVLADSTSVLDFGIIVGALVASAASGAFVLAKRMPAKVVLAAVIGGLLMGYGARLAYGCNIGAYFSGIASFSLHGWIWGLLALVGTWVGLKLRPLFGLGVPKPSDSVC from the coding sequence ATGTCGACCACAGCCACATCCGCCCCGCAGAGAACTGCACCCCCGCAAGAAGCGCAGGGCAAACCGCAGTGGGTTCCGCTGACCGTCGGTGTGCTCGCAGCCGTGGCCCTGGTGGCTGCCGCGGCCGTCGTGGTCGGGGTGAAGTCAGCAGTGCTCGCCGCACTCGGACTCGCCCTCGGGCTGACCTTGTTCCACTCCCGCTTCGGGTTCACCTCGGCCTGGCGGCAGCTCGTCTCCGTCGGGCAGACCGAGGGCATCCGGGCGCACCTGCTGATGCTCGGCGTGGCCTCGATCCTGTTCGCCCCGATCCTGGCCGGGGGCGTGACCTTCTTCGGCGGTGAGGCGGAGGGCAACGTCTCCCCCGTCGGCCTCGGCCTGGTCGTCGGCGCGGTGCTGTTCGGGATCGGCATGCAGCTGGGCGGTGCGTGCGCCTCGGGCACGCTGTTCGCCGTCGGCGGCGGCAACACCCTGATGGTCATCACGCTGTTCTTCTTCATCTGCGGTTCCGTGCTGGGTGCCCTGCACTTTCCACTGTGGACCTCCGAGGCGATCACCCTCGGCTCCTTCTCGCTGGCCGAGGACACCGGCCTGGGCTACTTCGGCGCGCTGGTCGTCCAGCTGGCCGTGCTCGGTGCGATCGGTTTCATCGCGATCCGGTGGGCTCGCAGGCACGACGCTCCTCCGGCCGGTCGACCGCCGACCTCGCGCGGGCTGTGGCGGGTGCTGCGCGGCGCGTGGCCGCTGTGGGTCGGCGCTCTCCTGCTGGCCGGGCTCAACGCCGTCGTCCTGCTGACCCGCGGCACGCCGTGGGGCATCACCTCGGCGTTCGTCCTGTGGGGATCGAAGGCGCTGCAGGCGATCGGCGTCGACGTGGCGAGCTGGCCCTACTGGCAGGGCGAGCGGGCCGCCTCGCTGGCGGGCCCGGTGCTGGCCGACTCCACCTCGGTGCTCGACTTCGGGATCATCGTCGGGGCGCTGGTCGCCTCGGCCGCCTCGGGCGCGTTCGTGCTGGCCAAGCGCATGCCCGCGAAGGTGGTGCTGGCCGCGGTGATCGGCGGTCTGCTGATGGGCTACGGCGCTCGTCTCGCCTACGGCTGCAACATCGGCGCCTACTTCTCGGGAATCGCCTCGTTCTCCCTGCACGGCTGGATCTGGGGCCTGCTGGCCCTGGTCGGCACCTGGGTCGGCCT
- a CDS encoding fumarate hydratase has protein sequence MTTTKFDFTEVLPLGPDDTEYRLVTTEGVRVVEAAGRRFLEVEPSTLTALATEAIKDIQHLLRPSHLAQLRAIIDDPEASPNDRFVATDLLRNACVSAGGVLPMCQDTGTAIVIGKRTESVLTGGQDEQALARGIFDAYQDLNLRYSQMAPLNFWDERNTGSNLPAQIELYSKGGTDPHYDFLFMAKGGGSANKTFLYQETKALLNPTRLGRFLEEKLRSLGTAACPPYHLAIVVGGMSAEFNLKVAKLASARYLDELPREGSASGHALRDVEMEQQVLEMTRQFGIGAQFGGKYFCHDVRVIRLPRHGASLPVGVAVSCSADRQAKAKITPEGVFLEQLERDPARYLPDVVDEQLSDEVVKIDLNRPMSEIRAELSKLPVKTRVSLTGPLVVARDIAHAKIAERLDAGEPMPDYLRDHPVYYAGPAKTPEGYASGSFGPTTAGRMDAYVEQFQAAGGSLVMLAKGNRSTKVTESCRTHGGFYLGSIGGPAARLAQDCIRKVEVLEYPELGMEAVWRIEVEDFPAFIVVDDKGEDFFAEATKPTLQISFGR, from the coding sequence GTGACCACCACGAAGTTCGATTTCACCGAGGTACTGCCGCTCGGTCCCGACGACACCGAGTACCGCCTGGTCACCACCGAAGGCGTTCGCGTGGTCGAGGCGGCGGGCCGGCGCTTCCTCGAAGTCGAGCCGAGCACGCTCACCGCCCTGGCCACCGAGGCGATCAAGGACATCCAGCACCTGTTGCGCCCGTCGCACCTGGCCCAGCTGCGTGCGATCATCGACGACCCGGAGGCCAGCCCGAACGACCGGTTCGTGGCGACTGACCTGCTGCGCAACGCGTGCGTCTCGGCGGGCGGCGTGCTGCCCATGTGCCAGGACACCGGCACCGCGATCGTGATCGGCAAGCGCACCGAGTCCGTGCTCACCGGCGGCCAGGACGAGCAGGCGCTCGCCCGCGGCATCTTCGACGCCTACCAGGACCTGAACCTGCGCTACTCGCAGATGGCTCCGCTGAACTTCTGGGACGAGCGCAACACGGGCAGCAACCTGCCCGCGCAGATCGAGCTCTACTCCAAGGGCGGCACCGATCCGCACTACGACTTCCTGTTCATGGCCAAGGGCGGCGGCAGCGCGAACAAGACGTTCCTGTACCAGGAGACCAAGGCGCTGCTGAACCCGACGCGGCTCGGTCGGTTCCTGGAGGAGAAGCTGCGCTCGCTGGGCACCGCGGCCTGCCCGCCCTACCACCTGGCGATCGTGGTCGGCGGCATGTCCGCCGAGTTCAACCTCAAGGTCGCCAAGCTGGCCTCCGCCCGCTACCTCGACGAACTGCCGCGCGAGGGCTCGGCTTCCGGGCACGCGCTGCGCGACGTCGAGATGGAGCAGCAGGTGCTGGAGATGACCCGGCAGTTCGGCATCGGCGCGCAGTTCGGCGGCAAGTACTTCTGCCACGACGTCCGGGTGATCCGGCTGCCGCGGCACGGCGCCTCGCTGCCGGTGGGCGTGGCGGTGTCCTGCTCCGCGGACCGCCAGGCCAAGGCCAAGATCACCCCGGAGGGCGTGTTCCTGGAGCAGCTGGAGCGCGACCCGGCCCGCTACCTGCCGGACGTGGTCGACGAGCAGCTCTCCGACGAGGTCGTCAAGATCGACCTGAACCGCCCGATGAGCGAGATCCGCGCCGAGCTGTCCAAGCTGCCGGTCAAGACCCGGGTGTCGCTGACCGGGCCGCTGGTGGTGGCGCGCGACATCGCGCACGCCAAGATCGCCGAGCGGCTCGACGCCGGCGAACCGATGCCCGACTACCTGCGCGACCACCCGGTGTACTACGCGGGACCGGCCAAGACGCCGGAGGGCTACGCCTCCGGTTCCTTCGGCCCCACCACGGCCGGGCGCATGGACGCCTACGTGGAGCAGTTCCAGGCCGCGGGCGGCTCGCTGGTCATGCTGGCCAAGGGCAACCGGTCGACAAAGGTGACCGAGTCGTGCCGCACCCACGGCGGCTTCTACCTCGGTTCCATCGGCGGCCCCGCGGCCCGGCTGGCGCAGGACTGCATCCGCAAGGTCGAGGTGCTGGAGTACCCCGAGCTCGGCATGGAAGCGGTCTGGCGGATCGAGGTCGAGGACTTCCCGGCGTTCATCGTGGTCGACGACAAGGGCGAGGACTTCTTCGCCGAGGCCACGAAGCCGACGCTCCAGATCTCCTTCGGACGCTGA